From Chryseobacterium sp. IHB B 17019, one genomic window encodes:
- the speB gene encoding agmatinase, with product MKTYAGIPEENASLENSKVMLVTVPYDGTSTWGKGADKGPELFLDASENMELYDIETQTEPYLEGVYLAGEISEKSSPEAMTEAVYQKTKELLNNDGKLFTLFGGEHSVSIGSIRAVGEKFENLTVLQLDAHTDLRPEFHGSTSNHACAVFEANQKHNLVQVGIRSMDIEEAEYLPEGRVFFAHEIANNENWVNDVLEKVSGNVYITIDLDAFDPSIAPSTGTPEPGGLQWYPTLELLRRVFEKCNVVAFDIVELMDSPMAKPSAFLSAKLYYKMLAYYHLYNNN from the coding sequence ATGAAAACATACGCGGGAATTCCTGAAGAAAATGCATCATTAGAAAATTCAAAAGTAATGTTGGTAACAGTTCCTTACGACGGAACTTCAACTTGGGGGAAAGGTGCTGATAAAGGTCCGGAACTCTTTTTAGACGCTTCTGAAAACATGGAGCTTTATGATATTGAAACTCAAACTGAGCCTTATTTGGAAGGTGTTTATTTGGCTGGAGAAATTTCTGAAAAATCATCACCGGAAGCCATGACAGAAGCGGTTTATCAAAAAACAAAAGAACTTTTGAATAACGACGGGAAATTATTCACCCTTTTCGGAGGAGAGCATTCTGTTTCAATTGGCTCGATTCGTGCGGTTGGTGAAAAATTCGAGAATCTGACTGTTCTTCAATTGGATGCGCATACAGATCTTCGTCCGGAATTCCACGGTTCGACTTCTAATCATGCCTGTGCGGTTTTTGAAGCAAATCAGAAACACAATTTAGTGCAAGTGGGAATCCGTTCTATGGATATCGAAGAAGCTGAATATTTGCCTGAAGGAAGAGTATTTTTCGCTCACGAAATCGCCAATAACGAAAATTGGGTGAATGATGTTCTAGAAAAAGTTTCAGGAAACGTATATATTACAATTGACCTTGATGCTTTCGACCCATCAATTGCTCCGTCCACAGGAACTCCTGAACCAGGTGGATTACAATGGTATCCAACGCTGGAATTATTAAGAAGAGTATTTGAAAAATGTAACGTTGTAGCCTTTGATATTGTAGAATTAATGGATTCTCCGATGGCAAAGCCAAGTGCTTTCCTGTCAGCAAAGTTATATTACAAAATGCTTGCTTATTATCATCTTTATAACAACAACTAA
- a CDS encoding HAD family hydrolase: protein MSLKAVLFDMDGVIVDTEPLHRKAYFKTFDELEIAVSEDLYTSFTGASTKRVCETLINEFNLNQTHEDIALIKRTHFKDYFYNDDEFDLIPGVRELIQHYHENEIKLILASSATMTTINMVFEKFELEKYFKGKISGADLKESKPHPEVFLLASEMAGEPVENCMVIEDSTNGILAAHRANIFCAAYRSPHSKNQDYTLADTVISDYVDLELDKISKYF from the coding sequence ATGTCGTTAAAAGCTGTGTTATTCGATATGGATGGCGTAATTGTAGATACAGAACCATTGCACAGAAAAGCCTATTTTAAAACATTTGACGAGTTGGAAATTGCAGTTTCCGAAGACTTATATACTTCTTTTACAGGAGCCTCAACAAAAAGAGTTTGTGAAACTTTGATTAATGAATTTAATTTAAATCAAACTCACGAAGATATTGCTCTTATCAAAAGAACTCATTTTAAAGATTATTTTTATAATGATGATGAATTTGATTTAATTCCGGGAGTGAGAGAATTAATTCAACATTATCATGAAAATGAGATAAAATTAATTTTAGCTTCTTCCGCGACAATGACAACAATCAATATGGTTTTTGAGAAGTTTGAGCTGGAAAAATATTTCAAAGGAAAGATCAGCGGTGCAGATTTAAAAGAATCAAAACCTCATCCGGAAGTATTTCTGTTAGCATCGGAAATGGCGGGTGAACCTGTAGAAAACTGCATGGTGATTGAAGATTCTACGAACGGAATTCTGGCGGCCCACCGGGCGAATATTTTTTGTGCGGCGTACAGAAGTCCACATTCTAAAAATCAAGATTATACGTTGGCAGATACGGTGATTTCAGATTATGTTGATCTTGAACTGGATAAAATTTCAAAATATTTTTAA
- a CDS encoding bifunctional helix-turn-helix domain-containing protein/methylated-DNA--[protein]-cysteine S-methyltransferase: MSTQNQIDYNRIAKAIEYIRSNFRLQPSLEEVAEKINVSPTHFQKMFSDWAGTSPKKFLQFISLEHAKSLLKQEKASLFDTAYETGLSSTSRLHDLFVKIEGMSPAEYKNGGKSLNINYSFSETPFGKVITASTEKGICYMAFENDKETALGDLKSKFPNASFLEKQNEIQKNALSIFNKDWTKLNTIKLHLKGTDFQLKVWESLLTIPMGKLSTYGNLADKIGHSKASRAVGTAIGSNPVAFLIPCHRVIQSSGNIGGYRWGSERKQLIVGWESSRVYTENSILL; encoded by the coding sequence ATGTCCACACAAAATCAGATAGATTATAACAGAATTGCCAAAGCGATAGAATATATCAGGAGCAATTTCAGGCTTCAGCCAAGTTTGGAGGAAGTGGCAGAGAAGATTAACGTAAGTCCGACTCATTTTCAGAAGATGTTTTCTGATTGGGCGGGAACGAGCCCGAAAAAGTTTTTGCAGTTCATCAGTCTTGAGCATGCTAAAAGCTTATTAAAGCAAGAAAAAGCAAGTTTATTTGATACTGCTTATGAGACAGGACTTTCAAGCACAAGCAGATTACACGATCTGTTTGTGAAAATTGAAGGAATGTCTCCGGCAGAATATAAAAACGGAGGAAAAAGCCTCAATATTAATTACAGTTTTTCCGAAACTCCTTTTGGAAAAGTAATCACAGCTTCCACAGAAAAAGGAATCTGCTATATGGCTTTTGAAAACGATAAAGAAACAGCATTGGGAGATTTGAAAAGCAAATTTCCTAATGCTTCTTTTTTAGAAAAACAAAACGAAATCCAGAAAAATGCCCTTTCAATTTTCAATAAAGACTGGACGAAATTGAATACTATCAAACTACATTTAAAGGGAACCGATTTTCAATTAAAAGTCTGGGAAAGCCTTCTTACAATTCCAATGGGAAAATTGTCTACTTATGGAAATTTGGCTGATAAAATTGGTCATTCCAAAGCTTCACGGGCCGTAGGAACAGCAATTGGAAGCAATCCTGTAGCATTTTTGATTCCCTGTCATCGCGTGATTCAGTCTTCAGGAAATATTGGTGGTTACCGATGGGGAAGTGAGAGGAAGCAATTGATTGTTGGATGGGAAAGTTCGAGAGTTTACACCGAAAATTCTATTTTACTTTAA
- a CDS encoding arginine decarboxylase, protein MKIKYSELIDQTLYFPTEEFNVSENNLLFHDIPLMEVVEKFGTPLKVSYLPKISQNIQKAKSWFKEAFEKTEYKKNYRYCYCTKSSHFKFVIEEALRNDISIETSSAYDMDIVKSLYKEGKVTKDIEVICNGFKTDDYLAKISDMINSGFENITPILDNYRELDKLTESIDTTFDIGIRIASEEEPKFEFYTSRLGIGYKDIIPYYSQKIAEHPNARLKMLHFFINTGIKDTAYYWNELYKCLRVYARLKKIAPEVNSLNIGGGFPIKTSLQFDYDYQYMVEEIVSQIKKFCEEEGVEEPNIYTEFGSFTVGESGANIYKIISQKRQNDREKWNMIDSSFMTTLPDTWAISRHFIMLPLNRWDDTYERVFLGGLTCDSDDYYNSEQHTNAIYLPVFSDTKPLYIGFFHTGAYQETIGGYGGVHHCLMPQPRHILIQKDENGDFQYEIFREKQEPEDILKLLGYTNP, encoded by the coding sequence ATGAAAATAAAATACTCGGAACTTATTGATCAGACATTGTATTTTCCAACAGAAGAATTCAATGTTTCTGAGAACAATTTGTTGTTTCACGATATTCCCTTGATGGAAGTTGTTGAAAAGTTTGGAACTCCTTTAAAGGTAAGTTACCTCCCGAAGATTTCTCAAAATATTCAGAAAGCAAAAAGCTGGTTTAAAGAAGCCTTTGAGAAAACCGAATATAAGAAAAACTATAGATATTGTTACTGTACAAAATCCAGCCATTTTAAGTTTGTAATTGAAGAAGCACTAAGAAATGATATTTCCATAGAAACGTCTTCTGCGTACGACATGGATATCGTAAAATCTCTTTATAAGGAAGGGAAGGTGACAAAAGATATCGAAGTGATCTGTAATGGTTTTAAAACTGATGATTATCTGGCGAAAATTTCAGATATGATCAACAGCGGTTTTGAAAACATTACGCCGATTCTGGATAATTACCGTGAATTGGATAAGCTTACAGAAAGTATTGATACAACGTTCGATATCGGAATCAGAATCGCTTCTGAGGAAGAACCGAAGTTCGAATTTTATACCTCAAGATTAGGAATCGGGTATAAAGATATTATCCCGTATTACAGCCAGAAAATTGCTGAACACCCGAACGCAAGATTGAAAATGCTTCACTTCTTCATTAATACAGGGATCAAAGACACAGCATATTACTGGAACGAATTATATAAATGTCTTCGTGTATATGCTCGTTTGAAGAAAATCGCACCGGAGGTAAATTCATTGAATATCGGTGGTGGTTTTCCTATCAAAACGTCTTTACAGTTTGATTACGATTATCAATATATGGTAGAGGAAATTGTTTCCCAAATCAAGAAATTCTGTGAAGAGGAAGGAGTTGAAGAGCCAAATATTTATACTGAATTTGGAAGTTTTACGGTTGGTGAAAGTGGTGCAAATATTTATAAGATTATTTCACAAAAACGTCAGAACGACAGGGAAAAGTGGAACATGATCGATTCTTCTTTCATGACGACACTTCCTGATACCTGGGCGATTTCAAGACACTTTATCATGCTTCCGCTGAACCGTTGGGATGATACTTACGAAAGAGTTTTCCTTGGTGGATTAACTTGTGATTCAGATGATTACTATAACTCTGAGCAACATACGAACGCAATTTATTTACCTGTTTTCAGTGATACGAAGCCTTTGTACATTGGTTTTTTCCATACGGGAGCTTACCAGGAAACGATTGGTGGTTATGGTGGTGTTCATCACTGTTTGATGCCGCAGCCGAGACATATTTTGATTCAAAAAGATGAAAATGGAGATTTCCAATACGAAATTTTCCGTGAAAAACAGGAACCGGAAGATATATTGAAGTTATTAGGATATACGAATCCGTAA
- a CDS encoding CocE/NonD family hydrolase — protein MKAHFSILLILLFIFGNSQTAQQQDTFVKDNFTKKEFYITMRDGVKLFTIAYIPKDISNKNKYPFLMQRTCYSIAPYGENEYKTKLGPNQYLMKDKYIFVFQDVRGRYMSEGTFTNMTPQVDRKTKKDVDESTDTYDTIEWLLKNIKDNNGKVGQYGTSYPGFYTAAGILAQHPALVASSPQAPISDFWNDDFLHNGRFMLGYFRTFPVFGIQKTKPENKAWYTDSMIKTTSDDGLKFYRDMGTLKDGYEKYYKDNFFMTEIMNHSNYDEFWQKRNLLPHLKNVNHAVMTVGGWFDAEDLSGPLNIYKTIEKTSPKAKNTIVMGPFSHGGWGREEGKHFHNQIYFGDSIATYYQKNIETKFFNHYLKGNTKQDAGLPEALMYDTGAKQWREFAIYPPKEAKKVNFYLSNGTLKNSAGQGSSEYYSDPNNPVLSSDNLKDFNGFTPKNYMSEDQRFAVGRPDVLTFTTDVLTEDMTFAGEIMAKLNIASTSTDADFAVKLIDIYPEDFKPVEKKDGIIYGNYHQMVRSEIMPARFRNSREKSEALVPNQKTAVNFRLQDVVHTFKKGHKIQIQISSTWFPLFAINPQKFLDNPNFATKEDYTKAFIKVFDDSAIEVEVLK, from the coding sequence ATGAAGGCTCATTTTTCAATCTTATTGATTTTATTATTCATTTTTGGAAATTCGCAGACCGCACAACAGCAGGACACTTTTGTAAAAGATAATTTCACAAAGAAAGAATTTTACATTACCATGCGTGATGGCGTAAAACTTTTCACCATTGCATACATCCCGAAAGATATTTCCAATAAAAACAAATATCCGTTTCTGATGCAGCGAACCTGCTACAGTATCGCTCCTTACGGGGAAAATGAATACAAAACCAAGCTTGGCCCGAATCAATATCTGATGAAAGACAAATATATTTTTGTGTTTCAGGACGTTCGTGGAAGATACATGAGTGAGGGAACTTTCACCAATATGACGCCGCAGGTTGACCGCAAAACCAAAAAAGATGTTGACGAAAGCACCGATACTTACGATACAATTGAATGGCTTTTGAAAAATATTAAAGATAACAACGGAAAAGTAGGTCAATACGGAACTTCTTATCCAGGATTTTATACTGCTGCAGGGATTTTGGCTCAGCATCCGGCTTTGGTGGCCTCATCTCCACAAGCCCCGATTTCAGATTTCTGGAACGATGATTTTCTTCATAACGGAAGATTTATGTTGGGCTATTTCAGGACTTTCCCTGTTTTCGGAATACAGAAAACGAAGCCTGAAAACAAGGCGTGGTACACAGATTCTATGATCAAAACGACTTCAGATGATGGATTGAAATTTTACAGAGATATGGGAACTTTGAAAGACGGTTATGAAAAATATTATAAGGATAACTTCTTTATGACGGAAATTATGAACCATTCCAATTATGATGAATTCTGGCAAAAAAGAAACCTTTTACCTCATCTTAAAAATGTAAATCATGCGGTAATGACTGTCGGTGGCTGGTTTGATGCAGAAGATTTATCAGGACCTTTAAATATTTATAAAACCATCGAAAAGACAAGCCCAAAAGCGAAAAACACGATCGTAATGGGGCCTTTTTCTCATGGAGGTTGGGGACGTGAGGAAGGAAAACATTTTCACAATCAGATTTATTTTGGAGACAGCATCGCAACCTATTATCAGAAAAATATTGAAACGAAATTTTTTAACCATTATTTAAAAGGAAATACAAAACAGGACGCCGGGCTTCCGGAAGCTTTGATGTATGACACTGGGGCAAAACAATGGCGAGAATTTGCGATTTACCCTCCGAAAGAAGCAAAAAAAGTAAATTTCTATTTATCAAATGGAACATTGAAAAACTCAGCAGGTCAAGGTTCTTCTGAATATTACAGTGATCCGAATAACCCGGTTTTAAGTTCTGATAATTTAAAAGATTTTAATGGTTTTACTCCAAAAAATTATATGTCGGAAGACCAGAGATTTGCAGTCGGAAGACCTGATGTTTTAACATTCACAACGGATGTTCTGACAGAAGATATGACTTTCGCAGGAGAAATTATGGCTAAATTAAATATTGCTTCCACTTCCACAGATGCCGACTTCGCCGTGAAATTAATTGATATTTACCCTGAAGATTTTAAACCTGTTGAGAAAAAAGACGGTATTATTTACGGAAATTATCATCAGATGGTAAGAAGTGAAATTATGCCTGCGAGGTTCAGAAATTCGAGAGAAAAATCTGAAGCTTTGGTTCCGAATCAAAAAACAGCGGTAAATTTCAGACTACAGGATGTTGTTCATACTTTTAAGAAAGGACATAAAATCCAGATACAGATTTCCTCAACATGGTTTCCTCTTTTCGCGATCAATCCACAGAAATTCTTAGATAATCCGAATTTTGCTACAAAGGAAGATTATACAAAGGCTTTTATCAAGGTTTTTGATGACAGTGCAATTGAAGTTGAAGTTTTGAAATAA
- a CDS encoding alpha-ketoglutarate-dependent dioxygenase AlkB: MLNLFEDISDNPLNLLPNDGTVHYYGKVFSQEKSDFYYDYLFNQIPWENDEAVIFGKLILTKRKVAWFGEKPFEYTYSKRTKYAKFWTPELLELKQKCEEVTGETYNSCLLNLYHDGSEGMAYHSDGEKDLKKHGAIASLTFGAERKFLFKHKTTKEKVEIFLENGSLLVMKGKTQDHWLHRLPPTTKVKTPRVNLTFRTIEE; encoded by the coding sequence ATGTTGAACCTATTCGAAGATATATCAGATAATCCTTTAAACTTACTTCCTAATGACGGAACCGTTCACTATTACGGAAAAGTTTTCTCCCAAGAAAAATCGGATTTTTATTATGATTATTTATTCAATCAGATTCCGTGGGAAAATGATGAAGCGGTAATTTTTGGAAAATTGATTTTAACCAAAAGAAAAGTGGCATGGTTCGGAGAAAAACCTTTTGAATATACCTATTCCAAACGGACAAAGTATGCAAAATTCTGGACTCCAGAATTATTGGAATTAAAACAAAAATGCGAAGAAGTTACCGGTGAAACATATAATTCCTGCCTTCTCAATCTATACCATGATGGAAGCGAAGGAATGGCCTATCACAGTGACGGAGAAAAGGATTTAAAAAAACATGGAGCCATCGCATCTCTGACTTTCGGGGCGGAAAGAAAATTCTTGTTTAAACATAAGACAACAAAAGAAAAAGTAGAGATATTTTTGGAAAACGGAAGTTTACTGGTGATGAAAGGAAAAACGCAAGACCATTGGCTACACCGGCTTCCACCAACGACAAAAGTGAAAACACCAAGGGTAAATCTGACTTTTAGAACGATTGAGGAATAA